The window GAAGGAGATGTTACATTTCAGTTTCACTATCCGGATGGCTCTCGGAAACGCAGACATTTCCAGCTGCAGAACACTATACAAGTAACAGCCTGTTGCTATATACATCTGTATTATAAGTTTTCAGATTTACATAAGTGGTTAATTGCAACTTGTTTCCCTTTTCTAGCAACTCATATTCTATGCAGGAGCAGTGGATTCAGCAACTGAATCACTCTGCTTGATATCACACAGTCCAGCTGTTGTAATAACAACCTCGTCTAATGGGAAAATAGGAGACTACATCACCCAATCCACCACATTTTTTGTTCGCTGGATGGGAGCTGAAGATGTATGTTATACATTTTTCTAATTGTGCTGATTAATTGACTAAACTAAAGCCCCAAAAACTGTAATCTGTTTTAACTGATAGGACTTTATAATTAACTTAGACATATGCTACAAGTCAAAACTTTGTGTACAGTAAGATATGTAATGTTAGGTTTTTTGGAAAGGATAGTGGAAATTGAcagtaaagctttttttttttgaggtggaGAGAGAGTTATGGGATCGGGAAAAGAACTCAAGTCACAGCTGCGCCATATGTCAGTGTGTAAGCCACTTGGTTATCAATGGTGACAAGAGATGTTccttagatcaaaaatacaggaaaatgcttttctatttcaatatacattccaatgtaatttaatcatgtgatcaaagcagaatttttagtatcattactccagtcttcagtgtcacatgatcctacagaaatcagtataatatttATGGTCAGTGTTGGAAACAATTATGCTGCTATAAccagtgatacatttttcaggattctttgatgaataaaaagttaaaaagaatagaacataattacaaatatttcctacatttacaatacactgtaggaaaaatttttaaaactttcacATGACCATTACAAGATAGAGGTAATTTCAGTTACATGGCTTGTCAAAATTAAAAAGCAGACTAAACATGTAACATTCAGATTTATCAATGATGTTCTGTTGACTTCGGTTTTGGAATGAAACAGATGCATGGATAATCTGTAACATTACCAgaatccactgaaaaaaaaaatcagtcaccTTAAAGTATAATTTGGTATGGTTGGCATGATGGTATGACTAATGTTAGTTCAACAAAGGCTAAGTGCTACCTACAGGCATATAATGTGAAGTGTAGACTTCTGGttcaaaaatgtgaaatgatGATGTGACATAGCCTACCTTTGTGACATTACCATTTTATTCATTATGCAGCAATAAGTACTAATCAACCTTTCATTTTAGAGAGTAAAGGTAATATTTACAATCATAATAGTTTGTCTTGACCACCCATGACCGGAATTTgtggaaatgttattttatatgagTTGGCCTGTCTAACCCACAGATTATCTGCACTTTCAGCAGATATTACAATCATCTGTGCATCCGTAACACAAGTTGTTTCACATTCCAGTTGTGTAGTTTCTAATGTATGTAAGACAATGATACCTATGGATCATTTCTAATCATACATTTTGTAGATATTTTATAGGGCTGGTTATGTTCTTTTGTGCTTTAGAGTAACCCAATGTTTTCAATGTGTTTAAAACAGGACTCTGTAACACTGTGTGACAATGTAACACCTGCTGGAGTCAACCAAGCTGAAGCAGCCATTCCTTCCAACTCGACTGTTCCCTCAGCCTCCATGGACGCTTTCGACCCAACTGTTCCCTCTGCCTCCGTTGACACTTTCGACCCAACTGTTCCCTCAGCCTCCGTTGACACTTTCGACCCAACTGTTCCCTCTGCCTCCGTTGACACTTTCGACCCAACTGTTCCCTCAGCCTCCCATGGACGCTTTCGACCCAACTGTTCCCTCTGCCTCCGTTGACACTTTCGACCCAACTGTTCCCTCTGCCTCCGTTGACACTTTCGACCCAACTGTTCCCTCAGCCTCCGTTGACACTTTCGACCCAACTGTTCCCTCTGCCTCCATGGACACTTTCGACCCAACCGTTCCCTCTGCCTCCATGGACACTTTCGACCCAACCGTTCCCTCTGCCTCCGTTGACACTTTCGACCCAACCGTTCCCTCTGCCTCCGTTGACACTTTCGACCCAACCGTTCCCTCTGCCTCCATGGACACTTTCGACCCAACCGTTCCCTCTGCCTCCATGGACACTTTCGACCCAACCGTTCCCTCTGCCTCCGTTGACACTTTCGACCCAACCGTTCCCTGCTGCCTCCGTTGACACTTTCGACCCCAACTGTTCCCTCTGCCTCCGTTGACACTTTCGACCCAACTGTTCCCTCTGCCTCCGTTGACACTTTCGACCCACCTGTTCCCTTTGACTCTATGCACTCTCCGGCCTCCGCCTCCACCTACACCTCTACCTCGACCAGCACAGCAGTGAGTGATACTaggtaatatgtttttttttactacaaactaCAATTGTTTGACCCTCATTGTATGTGATAACTAGCAGTGGCACTGCAGTGTTCAAACTGATTCACTCAGTTTGTCACTGTACAGTACAAGAGTACAGCTTGAGAGCTTGCTGAAGCCTATGCAGTGCATTCAGAAAGTTTGGTCAATTAAattgattggacatgatttggaacGGCACACACCTCTATAAAAGGCCTCACAGCTGACATCGCAtataagagcaaaaaaaaaaccatgaggtcaaaggaactgcctgcaTAGCTCATAGACAGGATTGttgcaaggcacagatctggggaAGGCTACAAAATATGCACTGAAGgttaattttttgttcatttggtGTATTTTTCAgacttgtttattattttacaatttaaatacattctTATGACAACTTGGATAACATTGCTGTACTTTGTTTTGCAGGCATGACTTGAGGAGGCTGCTCCAAGGTCTACAGTCAGCTGTTGATCTGGTTGAGTCTGGACCCATAGCAAACTGCATAAATGTAGTAAGGTCCAGGGTGCTACAATGTGCTTTGAGGACCTTCAACAGACGAGCATTCAATCCACATAAACAACTCGATATCGTATTTGTGGATTCGTGCGGAACAGGGGAGGGATCTGTTGATACTGGTGGTCCTACCCGGGAGTTTCTCAGGCTACTGATGAAAGAACTCCTGGATTCAAGATATTTTGTTGGACCCGAGAACGGCAAGAGCCTTGCTCTTGATTCCCTTGGTaggtacattttcttttaaatatatatattaaaaaagattgattgattatttgatAGACTGATTGATAGATAGAACCAGTACATACAATTTCATAGATAGATATCCAAATAGAAAGTACAATAGGTAAGTAGATAGAAAAAGGTTCCAAAGAGTGCAAAAACAGCCATTTATATCAAAATacttatacattaaaaaaaaaaaatctagctgaTACTACACTGTAACacacaatttattcctgtgatagcacaGCAGAAATTAAAACTGCCATTACTTaaatcttcattgtcacatgagtTTTCAGACAGCTTTCAAATATGCTTGTTCACCATACTTCTAACATTTGTGGTGTTGCAACTAGCTggtgtaaaaataatgacagtgtcgtgttgcgtctgtcgtcatgaaatgatgAATGATCATTGTTACCAATCaaaatgagtgtttatttaaatgcagtgtgtgtgtgtgtgtgtgtgtgtgtgtgtgtgtgtgttttttttacatggtcCCTTACCTTTCATTTGTCCTATTTCCATTTAAcaaaactcatttacatttatgcatttgtcagaTGGAAAGTTATGTGTTCCCTCGGATCGAAGCCACAATCGCATGATCACATCATTGCATATCACGGTACAATACAATGCTCTACCAATTAAGCTACATGAAACCTGAATTATGACGCAGATAAAAGGGtaaaattcactaaaatgaacgtGTCCTCTTGTCAATAGGGGTGCAACTTTAGTAAACGCTCCCATGGGTTGTATTTCAAGAAAGTGACAAATTACCTATTTGGGCATATAGGTTGGAGGACATGTTGGATTGTTGAATATGGTGCATGTAATTGCAGGGTTGCCTATACTGCGCTGCGAGAGACGTCAGACATTTCACACCATAATGTGTTTTCACAAAATTCACAACCCCTAGTTGCAAAACAGATAACaatcttcattcttttttttaactgtggtCTTCATTTCAATTGTGTAGGCTTATCCAGAGGAACATACAAGGTGTTAGGGATGATCATATCAGTCTGCCTTGTTCATGGCGGGGTGGGACCCCGTGTGTTGGCCAGAAGGCTGTATTCACAGCTCTCAGGGATCCCTGCTCCACCAGTGAACATAGAAGAGGTTTATGACCCTGAGCTGCATGACCAGCTGGACAAGGTAAGATATACATCTGTTTTTGGTCTTTATGATATCAAAAGTCGAATCTGTAATGTCATTAACACCTTAACCTCAGGGCCAAAATAGCTTCTTTGTATTGtgctatgtttttgttttttgggggggtctGTTGAGTAGCTATAGATAGATTGTTGGTAAATATGGACATGTTaaacatttaggaaaaaaattacaacacaCTGATAAACGCAAAATTCAAATTTGCACATCTAAAGGACCGTATTGTGTAAAaacaactacaataataatagAGGCCCTTGTGCCGACAAGTTGACTACATAAGTGTGTACTTTCAGTCAACACTGACTGATATTTATAACAGATTTTACTGTCATGATGGTACGATATAACAAAGTAAAAGACTACTCCAAGTTTTTGTGTATAcatcacaattattttttgtacTACAACTGCCATTATTTTGGAAATAAGGAGAACACTTCACATTGCCAGCAACAAAAGGTTATTTCTAATAGAACCTCTTCTCTTACTAACTTTTAGATCCAAAGGGCAGGAACCATTACAGAGGCACACACAGCCATGTTAGAGGCTTCAAACAGCCTCCACATGCTCGGTGCCTTATGCAAGGTTTCAACCCTTGAAGAGCGTCAGGATCTTGTCAATGCAGCGCTAAAATACTATCTAGAGGGAAGGATGGAGATGCCTCTCAAACAGTAAGATTACCTGCTTGATcactaatgttttattaaatgctgATGTTAAAATTAAAGGTAAAAACTACTTTCTCTGTAGGGGTTAAGTTTTCATACATTTGTTACTTTTTCAAATGTGTTGCATATCAATTGATATAACTACTGatgattaaaaatgtttgattctGACAACATATGTACTTACCTGATTGAAAGACTGAAAGAAGGACTGGAGACACTGGGGGTGCTAAATGCCATAAAGGAGCACTCTTCCATTATGGAGGAACTCTTTTGTGGTGGTCCCCCCACCTTGTCAGCTGCCTCCTTGCTGGACCTCTTCACAATACATTACTCCCCAAGAGGAACTAACAGGAGAGCCTTGGAGGAGGTTGCAGTTGGTCACTGGCGGGATTGGATCATTGAAGTCGAAGGTGagtccatttaattttaattttaattttaacatagtTTTGCAGACCCTGAGTGTCACTGTTAAATTGCTTGTTGAAAAATTAAATTGTACGCTTAAACAAGTGTTTGTTTGGGAAGTTCCTATGCAGTTACAAAGgatttctgggtggttgctatgcagtgcGATTCCTAAGGTACATAGGGGTGGTTGCtgggatgttgctatgtggttgctagggtacttagTATAGTTACTATCATATTGCTGTGAGGTTGAtaaggtagggttagggttagagttaggttgCTGTTGGGGCTGCACAATAAATAGTTtttctaatcgtgattacaaatacagatgccacaattacataatcattcaaaggcgcaataaaaataaataaataaaatgatatagaataaaacatttttaatgtgtttgagtgttttcagcttgtttatatatatataaaaatatggcatgcagttagTTCAAACAATGATATAAAGCTAATCAAGTATTCATAGTGACTGGAGGTATGTATGATTAGAATCTTTTTGTgtcactatttcttttttttaaatgatgctttGCTTTTTGTGTTGCAGATGGAGATGCAGCAGTGGAGGTGGATGGTGGGGACACAATTAAAGTCACCCTAGAGAATGTCCTTGTGTTTGCTTCTGGGGCATCTGCCGTACCCGTATTTGGATTCAAAGAGAATCCAAATATCACATTTCTCCATGAGAACATAAATGGCAACTGGCGGATGTTCCCAGAAGCAAACACATGCACCATTACTTTGAAGTTGCCGATTGGACAGGAATATGAAGAGTTTTGCCATTTCATGACATCCGGTGTAATTCAATCGCCAACATTTGGGGTAGCGTAAAAAACCTGTTCTCCCAACCCTTATCACCCATCCCATGTGGCTGATAGCTCTCCTGCtggattgctgtttttttttactagaaattgtaaaatgtttgttaaacattAAAGTTTTGTTAAACTTAATTTCCCTGAAtctaaacttgtgtgtgtgtgtgtgtgtacttgtattCCCTACATTATTATGGGGACCATATTTCTGTGGCATCGCTGTCGAAGAGTAATCAACTGGTCAAGTACATTTACTAATTGCGTAGGTAACAAATGTTGCCAGGAGAATATGATATTTTAGAGCGAATACCTTATCCGACGTGCTGTATGTTTTGGATGGAGTACATCATAGCTTTCAGTTTCTCAGTAAATGTTTTTCTGCAAGTGCTATAGCATATCATCCCcatttgtcaaaattgagttattcacatattccaAGGTGGCGATATGTTTGAGTCGCTTACAATTATCATTTGGGAACACAACATGCGtcaaacatcttcccaaattcataatgagaataatttataaatctgttgCTGTCAACAAAAAGATGCACTTCAAGGTCTTCCTGCATGTTTCCGCCAAAATAAATTctctatttaatgtttaaaagaaatcaacatttattgtttttaaaagaagtctcttttgcttaccaaggctgcatttatttgatcaaaaatacagtaaaaactgttatattgtgaaacattattccAGTGTAaagtagctgttttctatgtgaatatatagtaaagtGCAATCAGAGTCCGAAAGAACTTTATTGCCAGGTGTGCTTGCACAAATTTTTCTTGGTACTGAAGCTTCCAGTGCACATATACAAATACAACAAGAAACATTATACAAATTCCAAGAACAAAATATGAATATCATATAAAAAGGTTTAGTcagaataaacatttaaagattatgaacatatttacagtattttgaatagtatgaataaatttaaatatcagcTAAGATTAGAGGTATTGCACTTACAGGCATATGCCTTGGGGGGTAATTAACTGTTCAGAAGGGAAATGGCCTGTGGGAAGAAGCTGTTCTCGTGGCCAGTGATCGGAGACGGTAACAGTTCAAACAGGAGGTGTCCAGGGTGAGTGGAGTCTGTGAGGATTTTACTGGCTCTCTTCCTCACTCTGGAAGGGTACAGGTCCTGGAGGGTGGGCAGtcaatataattatacatttctaaATTGTAATCTCGTTAAATGCAAATTCGGTCccaataaaaacattgtatttaacctacatgacacccatatctggttcttgcctaaaaagacGTGTTTATGATGTTTACTACATGTTTaatttagccttaccctggagttggttcaccctccgcctatgGTGGGCAGGGGGGCACCAACAATCCTCTCCGCATTCCGGACTGTCCGCTGTAGTCTCCTGATGTCTGATTCGGTaactgaaccaaaccagacagtgaTGGAAGTGCATAAAACAGACTCGATGATGGCCGAGTAGAACTGAATCAGCAGCTCATGTAGCAGGTTGTggcatttattcctgtgatcaaagctgaattttgaaaacagtgtaaacattattttttaggattctttgaaagCTTttaagataaatgctgttcttttgaactattcatcaaataatcctggggGAAAGTGAGCATATtcag is drawn from Cyprinus carpio isolate SPL01 unplaced genomic scaffold, ASM1834038v1 S000006593, whole genome shotgun sequence and contains these coding sequences:
- the LOC109088603 gene encoding G2/M phase-specific E3 ubiquitin-protein ligase-like, which encodes MLEASNSLHMLGALCKVSTLEERQDLVNAALKYYLEGRMEMPLKQLKEGLETLGVLNAIKEHSSIMEELFCGGPPTLSAASLLDLFTIHYSPRGTNRRALEEVAVGHWRDWIIEVEDGDAAVEVDGGDTIKVTLENVLVFASGASAVPVFGFKENPNITFLHENINGNWRMFPEANTCTITLKLPIGQEYEEFCHFMTSGVIQSPTFGVA
- the LOC122144126 gene encoding uncharacterized protein LOC122144126; this encodes MHSPASASTYTSTSTSTAVSDTRHDLRRLLQGLQSAVDLVESGPIANCINVVRSRVLQCALRTFNRRAFNPHKQLDIVFVDSCGTGEGSVDTGGPTREFLRLLMKELLDSRYFVGPENGKSLALDSLGLSRGTYKVLGMIISVCLVHGGVGPRVLARRLYSQLSGIPAPPVNIEEVYDPELHDQLDKVRYTSVFGLYDIKSRICNVINTLTSGPK